Proteins encoded in a region of the Dreissena polymorpha isolate Duluth1 chromosome 6, UMN_Dpol_1.0, whole genome shotgun sequence genome:
- the LOC127835894 gene encoding uncharacterized protein LOC127835894 produces MKKEDRVSGPLNVVEIEESKTEMIKETQRRYFAEEYDKLSKNQKVGISSKLIKLNPRLDTEGVMRSDSRLKYFEFLPYDTKYPVLLPRKSPVTELIVKDAHEKNNHSGTNQTLSDLSVKYWIVAAREQIRDWENKCSECKRRKGHPKDQIMAPLPKVRTRVTMRAFSNVAVDFGGLYITIQGRGTRRAKRYLCLFTCLSTRAVHLEIAFGLDTNAFLNAFYRMVNRRGLPVSVYSDNGTNFVGADKELRELVQNVDKDKIKESAANRGIQWFFNPPVAPHWGGVHEIMIKSAKRAISAILTSADISDEELITACTGAESLINSRPLTYQSANVDDCTPLTPNHFLFGQVGGQFAPDSVDDTDYSPIKRWRRVQELVKHLWKRWLREFLPMLAGRKKWFQQYRDFRIGVVVLVVDPEQPRGRWPLGRIVEIFPGDDGHVRAVSVRIGQSVLKRSITRLCLIVPEEED; encoded by the coding sequence ATGAAGAAAGAAGATCGAGTCAGTGGGCCATTGAATGTGGTCGAAATTGAAGAAAGCAAGACTGAAATGATCAAAGAGACACAGAGAAGATATTTTGCAGAAGAGTATGATAAACTTAGTAAGAATCAGAAAGTAGGAATTTCCAGCAAACTGATTAAACTGAATCCAAGATTAGACACCGAAGGGGTGATGAGAAGTGACAGTAGATTAAAGTACTTTGAATTTCTTCCGTATGACACTAAATATCCTGTGTTACTACCCAGAAAGAGTCCAGTTACAGAGTTAATAGTGAAAGATGCCCATGAAAAGAACaatcatagcggaacaaaccaaACACTCTCTGATCTGTCAGTGAAATACTGGATTGTAGCTGCTAGAGAACAAATAAGAGACTGGGAAAACAAGTGTTCTGAATGCAAACGGAGGAAAGGCCATCCAAAGGATCAAATCATGGCACCTCTACCAAAAGTGAGAACAAGAGTAACCATGCGTGCATTTAGTAATGTCGCAGTAGACTTTGGTGGTCTATACATAACAATCCAGGGAAGGGGAACAAGACGAGCAAAGAGATATCTCTGTCTATTTACATGCTTATCAACACGGGCAGTGCACCTAGAAATAGCCTTTGGTCTCGACACAAACGCATTCTTGAATGCATTCTACAGAATGGTGAATAGGAGAGGTTTACCAGTTTCAGTGTATTCTGACAATGGCACTAACTTTGTCGGGGCAGATAAAGAACTAAGAGAACTAGTGCAGAATGTTGACAAAGACAAAATCAAAGAAAGTGCTGCTAACCGAGGAATACAGTGGTTTTTCAACCCTCCTGTGGCGCCACACTGGGGTGGCGTACATGAAATAATGATTAAATCAGCAAAACGAGCAATATCAGCAATCTTGACATCGGCTGATATATCTGATGAAGAGCTCATCACAGCTTGTACAGGTGCTGAAAGTTTGATTAATTCTCGTCCACTTACATACCAGTCTGCAAATGTTGATGATTGCACACCGCTGACTCCAAACCATTTCCTGTTTGGACAAGTTGGAGGCCAGTTTGCTCCAGACTCAGTTGACGACACAGATTATAGCCCAATTAAACGCTGGAGACGTGTACAAGAACTCGTGAAACACTTATGGAAACGTTGGTTGCGAGAGTTTCTGCCAATGCTTGCTGGCAGAAAGAAGTGGTTTCAACAATACAGAGACTTTAGGATAGGAGTCGTTGTTCTTGTTGTCGATCCAGAGCAGCCTAGAGGTCGATGGCCGCTTGGTAGAATAGTGGAGATTTTCCCAGGAGATGATGGTCATGTTCGCGCTGTCAGTGTTCGTATTGGTCAATCAGTTTTGAAGAGATCAATTACAAGACTTTGTTTAATTGTGCCAGAGGAAGAAGATTAG